A region of Candidatus Omnitrophota bacterium DNA encodes the following proteins:
- a CDS encoding efflux RND transporter periplasmic adaptor subunit: MMKIVKNIVLATVSLAVLFLMLMWMQGSFTKGRIGPGLLEDRQEEAKDASTVAATYIMADQSAEAVGSIQSRSTTNIASKILAAIETVAVRPGSQAKKGDLLITLDDRDLRARLQQTRNAVEAAQAVLDKAKKDRQRFESLLKTQSITQNTLDDAANAEQIAAARLEQANQQVREADVMLSNAKIFAPIDGTITEKYCDPGDIATPGKTLLTMYDPSNLRVEVAVREQLSGRLKIGDSAPVVIDAISQEMTGTVEEIVPSANPASRSVVVKVSIPREGGIYPGMYGRIRIPLDPVKCLVIPADAVRKVGQLEIVTMKKEGVLTTRSIRTGMKFDKNVEILSGLSEGDEIVVPSRKA; the protein is encoded by the coding sequence ATGATGAAAATAGTAAAGAATATCGTATTAGCCACTGTAAGCCTTGCCGTTCTCTTTCTGATGCTGATGTGGATGCAGGGGTCGTTTACCAAAGGACGCATCGGTCCCGGATTATTGGAGGATCGGCAAGAAGAAGCGAAAGACGCGTCTACGGTCGCCGCCACCTATATCATGGCCGATCAGAGCGCCGAAGCCGTCGGCTCCATTCAGTCCCGCAGCACGACTAATATCGCCAGCAAAATTCTCGCCGCCATCGAAACCGTCGCCGTCCGGCCCGGCAGTCAGGCGAAGAAAGGCGATTTGCTAATTACGCTGGACGACCGCGATCTGCGCGCCCGTTTGCAGCAAACCCGCAACGCCGTCGAAGCGGCTCAAGCCGTATTGGATAAAGCGAAAAAAGACCGGCAGCGCTTCGAATCGCTGTTGAAAACCCAATCCATCACTCAAAATACGTTGGACGACGCCGCCAACGCCGAACAAATCGCTGCGGCGCGCTTGGAACAAGCCAACCAACAAGTGCGAGAAGCGGACGTGATGCTTTCCAACGCTAAAATCTTCGCCCCCATCGATGGGACCATCACCGAGAAATACTGCGATCCCGGCGATATCGCCACTCCCGGCAAAACCCTTCTCACCATGTACGATCCCAGCAATCTGCGCGTCGAGGTCGCCGTGCGCGAACAACTTTCTGGGCGGCTGAAGATCGGCGATTCCGCGCCGGTAGTCATCGACGCCATTAGTCAGGAAATGACGGGGACGGTGGAAGAGATCGTTCCTTCCGCCAATCCAGCTAGCCGCTCCGTCGTCGTCAAAGTTTCCATTCCCCGAGAGGGAGGCATCTATCCCGGCATGTATGGACGCATCCGCATCCCGCTCGACCCGGTCAAATGTCTCGTCATTCCGGCGGACGCCGTGCGCAAGGTGGGACAATTGGAAATCGTTACCATGAAAAAAGAAGGCGTATTGACCACTCGTTCCATCCGTACGGGAATGAAATTCGACAAGAACGTGGAGATACTCTCCGGCCTGTCGGAAGGCGATGAGATCGTCGTTCCGTCTCGGAAAGCGTGA
- a CDS encoding prepilin-type N-terminal cleavage/methylation domain-containing protein, whose translation MRRLKGFTLIELLIVVAIIGILAAIAVPNFLNARVRALATRSMADIRTLSDAVNMYRIDHNSPPFRRPGWPCGLCDEEQIEATYNMAGLTSPVAFVATIPFDPFIDITGVRIGDNRGDGLPVGWYLYVAHKKNLPVDTLHGSYWVWGWGPDKTRQSYPRRPYDPTNGLTSKGDIIADEKHGFLRDDLTAKTSSANADIEDCKLP comes from the coding sequence ATGCGGCGCTTGAAGGGTTTTACTTTAATTGAACTGTTGATCGTCGTCGCTATTATCGGGATATTGGCGGCGATCGCCGTTCCCAATTTCCTCAATGCGCGGGTGCGCGCTTTGGCGACTCGCTCTATGGCCGATATACGCACCTTGTCCGACGCCGTTAACATGTACCGCATCGATCATAACAGCCCTCCTTTCCGGCGGCCGGGCTGGCCGTGCGGGCTTTGCGACGAAGAACAAATAGAGGCGACGTACAATATGGCGGGATTGACGTCGCCCGTCGCTTTTGTCGCCACGATACCCTTTGATCCTTTTATCGACATTACCGGCGTGCGCATCGGCGACAACCGCGGCGACGGCTTGCCGGTAGGGTGGTATCTATACGTCGCTCATAAAAAAAACCTGCCTGTCGATACGCTGCACGGCTCATATTGGGTTTGGGGATGGGGGCCGGATAAGACGCGCCAATCGTATCCCCGGCGTCCCTACGATCCCACGAACGGCTTGACTTCCAAAGGCGATATTATCGCGGACGAGAAGCATGGCTTTCTGCGCGACGATTTGACGGCGAAAACCAGCAGCGCCAACGCGGATATTGAAGACTGCAAGTTGCCGTAA
- a CDS encoding toxin-antitoxin system HicB family antitoxin has protein sequence MNRDLNYYMSLPYKIEIEPLREEDGGGFEAFIPQLGRMTMTAAGDTEEEAIQILREVKETLFSHWIEEGFPIPEPEEESPYNGRILVRTTKELHRELAIEAKKQGVSLNAFINQSLLLGYTFQSFKMNLEKICSHWSAGSASQFKIELNIGVSDFSSLESLPPENKLHLVA, from the coding sequence ATGAATCGTGATTTGAATTACTACATGTCTTTGCCGTATAAAATAGAAATCGAACCATTGCGAGAAGAGGATGGCGGCGGCTTCGAAGCCTTTATCCCTCAATTGGGCAGAATGACGATGACCGCCGCTGGCGACACGGAAGAAGAGGCTATACAAATACTAAGAGAAGTGAAGGAAACTCTCTTTTCTCATTGGATCGAAGAAGGTTTTCCCATTCCCGAACCGGAGGAGGAATCTCCCTACAACGGCAGAATTCTGGTTCGGACGACAAAAGAATTGCACCGGGAATTGGCTATCGAAGCCAAAAAACAGGGTGTAAGTCTTAACGCTTTTATCAACCAATCTCTTTTGTTGGGTTACACTTTTCAATCTTTCAAGATGAATCTGGAGAAGATTTGTTCCCATTGGTCGGCGGGCAGCGCTTCGCAATTTAAAATCGAATTGAATATCGGCGTTTCCGATTTTTCTTCTCTCGAATCTCTGCCGCCGGAGAACAAATTACATCTTGTCGCATAA
- a CDS encoding thioredoxin family protein, whose amino-acid sequence MAHTPSTMLPLGTAAPDFSLPDTKGNIVSLSDFADAPALLVMFICNHCPFVKHVRGELARLGVDYAQRGAAIVAISANDAENYPDDSPAKMAEEVQSAGYVFPYLYDESQEIAKAYRAACTPDFFLFDKNRKLAYRGQLDDSRPGNDKPITGADLRAALDSVLAGEECSMAQKPSAGCNIKWKKGNEPDYA is encoded by the coding sequence ATGGCTCATACACCCTCCACTATGCTTCCCTTAGGAACGGCGGCGCCGGATTTCTCGCTGCCGGATACGAAGGGGAATATCGTTTCTCTAAGCGATTTCGCCGATGCCCCCGCGCTGCTGGTTATGTTTATCTGCAACCATTGCCCCTTCGTCAAGCATGTGCGCGGCGAACTGGCGCGGCTGGGCGTGGATTACGCCCAACGCGGCGCCGCTATTGTCGCCATCAGCGCCAACGATGCGGAAAATTATCCCGACGATAGTCCCGCTAAAATGGCGGAAGAGGTTCAATCCGCCGGATACGTCTTTCCCTATCTCTACGACGAATCGCAAGAGATAGCTAAAGCGTATCGCGCCGCCTGCACGCCGGATTTCTTTCTTTTCGATAAAAATCGTAAACTCGCCTATCGGGGTCAATTGGACGACAGCCGTCCCGGCAACGATAAGCCCATTACCGGCGCCGATCTGCGAGCGGCTCTCGACTCCGTTTTGGCGGGTGAAGAATGTTCCATGGCGCAAAAGCCCAGCGCGGGATGCAATATCAAATGGAAAAAGGGAAACGAGCCGGATTACGCCTAG
- a CDS encoding ribose-phosphate pyrophosphokinase produces the protein MRADGRVLKVFAGLSNRPLAEEICRHLDIPLGKVDIIEFKNENLFVKIGENVRECDTFVIQTSTSPVNTRIIEMLLMIDALKHASAARVTAVLPYFPYVRSDKKDQPRISIAARLMVDLIEAAGADRVLTMNLHSFQVQGFFRVPTDHLLATPVLIDYFKNSNLENTVVVAPDAGAAKRAEKYARLLDLPLAIVDKRRIDNKDKAVVKHIIGDVKGKRAIIFDDEISTGGSLLNTVDSLSDEGVTDIRAGVVHAVLCGDAVERIQKSNLSEVVVTNTIPVEGPKKIDKIKTLSVAEIFAKAIRRIHNGESVSVLFSPYENI, from the coding sequence GTGAGAGCGGATGGAAGAGTATTAAAGGTATTTGCGGGATTGTCCAACCGGCCCTTGGCCGAGGAAATCTGCCGCCATCTCGATATCCCTTTGGGCAAAGTCGATATCATCGAATTTAAAAACGAGAACCTTTTCGTCAAAATCGGGGAGAACGTCAGAGAATGCGATACCTTCGTCATTCAGACTTCCACCAGTCCCGTCAATACCCGCATCATCGAAATGCTTCTCATGATTGACGCGCTCAAACACGCCTCGGCGGCGAGAGTCACGGCGGTGCTGCCCTATTTTCCCTATGTGCGTTCGGATAAGAAAGACCAGCCCCGAATTTCCATCGCCGCCCGCCTGATGGTGGATTTGATCGAAGCGGCGGGAGCGGACCGGGTATTGACCATGAACCTGCATTCGTTCCAAGTGCAAGGCTTTTTCCGCGTTCCCACGGATCATTTGTTGGCTACGCCGGTTCTGATCGATTACTTTAAAAATTCTAATTTGGAAAATACCGTCGTTGTCGCGCCTGACGCGGGCGCCGCCAAACGCGCCGAAAAATACGCCCGCTTGCTCGATCTTCCTCTCGCCATCGTCGATAAACGGCGCATCGACAACAAGGATAAAGCCGTCGTCAAGCACATCATCGGCGACGTGAAAGGGAAAAGAGCCATTATTTTCGACGACGAAATCAGTACTGGCGGGTCGTTGCTGAATACCGTCGATAGCCTTTCGGACGAGGGCGTAACCGACATCCGCGCCGGAGTCGTCCACGCCGTGCTTTGCGGGGACGCCGTGGAAAGGATTCAGAAATCCAATCTGAGCGAGGTCGTCGTAACCAATACGATCCCCGTCGAAGGGCCAAAGAAAATCGATAAAATCAAAACGCTGTCCGTTGCAGAAATCTTCGCCAAAGCTATCCGCCGGATTCACAATGGCGAATCGGTCAGCGTTTTATTTTCACCCTATGAAAATATTTAA
- a CDS encoding acetate/propionate family kinase yields the protein MRILVTNVGSTSLKYRLYDLPREDLLAFGRLERIGAGKGVASWDHGGRKGNVEQAFNTHREAIEFILDRLKEDVIASVSELDCVAFKTVIAKGFVGCERLDDDVLQAMEDYVFLAPAHNPPYIKAIKLFRELLPNAPLIGLFEPAFHLTMPEYARVYPVPKEWRENYGIQRYGFHGASHRYVSERIPQLTERPIEKLKAISCHLGGSSSLCAISGGKSIDTSLGFTPQSGVFHGTRIGELDPFAVLFVMRQEGCSIEEINKKLTKESGLLGLSGVSEDMRDIEAAMDKGDRQAQLAFDAFAYAVKKYIGAYYAALGGLDVLAFAGGIGERGFRVRQAVCQGLEHLGIRLNRDKNRSCSGEEALISEEDSPVSIWVIPTNEELIVARAAYQKLQS from the coding sequence ATGCGTATTTTAGTAACCAATGTAGGCAGCACCTCCTTGAAATACCGTTTATACGATCTTCCTAGGGAAGACTTATTAGCTTTTGGCCGCCTTGAGAGAATCGGCGCCGGCAAGGGCGTCGCTTCTTGGGATCATGGCGGACGAAAAGGAAATGTCGAACAAGCATTCAATACTCACCGGGAAGCGATCGAGTTTATCCTCGACCGGCTGAAGGAAGACGTAATCGCTTCCGTTTCCGAATTGGATTGCGTCGCCTTTAAAACCGTGATCGCCAAAGGCTTCGTGGGATGCGAGCGATTGGATGATGACGTATTGCAAGCGATGGAGGATTACGTATTCCTCGCTCCCGCCCATAATCCACCTTATATCAAGGCGATTAAATTGTTTCGGGAATTGTTGCCAAACGCTCCACTGATTGGGCTTTTCGAACCGGCTTTTCACCTTACGATGCCTGAGTACGCCCGCGTCTATCCTGTACCCAAGGAATGGAGAGAGAATTACGGCATTCAGCGCTATGGCTTCCACGGCGCATCGCATCGCTACGTTTCCGAACGTATTCCTCAATTGACGGAACGGCCCATAGAAAAACTCAAAGCGATTTCTTGCCATTTAGGCGGCAGTTCGTCGCTTTGCGCCATTTCCGGCGGGAAATCCATCGATACCAGCCTGGGCTTTACGCCTCAAAGCGGCGTATTTCATGGGACGCGCATTGGCGAATTGGATCCCTTCGCCGTCTTGTTCGTCATGCGGCAGGAAGGCTGCTCCATCGAGGAAATCAATAAAAAATTAACCAAGGAAAGCGGCCTTCTGGGCCTTTCCGGCGTATCAGAGGATATGCGGGACATCGAAGCCGCCATGGATAAAGGCGACCGGCAAGCGCAACTAGCCTTCGATGCTTTCGCCTATGCGGTGAAAAAGTACATCGGCGCCTATTACGCCGCTCTCGGCGGATTGGACGTTTTGGCATTCGCTGGAGGGATTGGAGAAAGGGGATTTCGCGTGCGGCAGGCGGTCTGCCAAGGCTTGGAGCACTTGGGAATTCGCTTGAATCGGGATAAAAATAGATCGTGTTCCGGCGAGGAAGCGCTCATTTCGGAGGAGGATTCCCCCGTCTCGATCTGGGTGATTCCCACGAATGAAGAATTGATCGTAGCTCGCGCCGCCTACCAGAAATTACAAAGTTGA
- a CDS encoding sugar-binding protein: protein MNKKITFLTCLVLLTVPNVYSQPLGIFTDQTGIGDEGMGAASFANGVYKIEASGSDIWNNADGCYYVYKEVEGAFIIEGDLEWGDQIIPGGGPDAGNDWKKLGFMVREDPNAAGSRHVTAILRKDYGSDVQFRETKDGASGETPGLTAKGAADTNTIRLMRVFNGFTMMRKQTDGSYKTIGSKQMDLPAKVKLGLAVTGHDTAALETGIFKNVTITSIPVSIEVARSSSQTTFLPGVPVPGIKLTVTIETGKTADVTVTETLPVGWTINKTTPTTGVTVAGNILTWKLTGASGSKTLTYDLKPAADAGEGVILSGTAADASGNIFGIIGFASLDLEGASTAKAPMITTNKVTLDGNISAGEYEGAYLFKFDRANAVAPGVLISGPSYTPEQSSLTIRVFHDADNIYVAMDMVDPLVDYTSSANVWECDGVELYLDGDYSKSNPKDANMFGFQATVIGNGVRTAGNDPPTPVELPGGGYASDDGQYWNFGAKGKADNSGFIVEYKVDKNMVLDPLTIKIVGFDIGVNDASNTGVRTGKWAWWHFDMDTGLRKDSWNDERGWGTLELLSGALPPPVNVSDWSLF, encoded by the coding sequence ATGAACAAAAAAATTACTTTTCTAACATGTCTAGTATTATTAACCGTCCCCAATGTTTACTCTCAACCGCTAGGAATCTTCACCGATCAAACAGGCATCGGCGATGAAGGCATGGGAGCGGCCAGCTTCGCCAACGGCGTTTATAAGATCGAAGCCAGCGGCAGCGACATTTGGAACAACGCGGACGGTTGCTACTACGTCTATAAAGAGGTCGAAGGCGCTTTCATCATCGAAGGCGATCTCGAATGGGGCGACCAAATTATTCCTGGCGGCGGTCCCGATGCGGGTAACGACTGGAAAAAATTGGGCTTCATGGTTCGCGAAGATCCTAATGCGGCGGGTTCCCGTCATGTAACCGCCATATTGCGCAAGGATTACGGCTCCGATGTTCAATTCCGCGAAACGAAGGACGGCGCTTCCGGCGAAACGCCGGGTTTGACAGCTAAAGGGGCGGCAGACACGAACACTATCCGTCTGATGCGGGTTTTCAACGGTTTCACGATGATGCGCAAACAGACGGACGGCTCTTATAAAACTATCGGCTCCAAGCAGATGGACCTTCCTGCGAAAGTGAAACTGGGATTGGCGGTAACAGGGCATGACACGGCGGCATTGGAAACGGGCATTTTCAAGAATGTAACCATTACGTCGATTCCCGTCAGCATTGAAGTTGCGCGATCCAGCTCGCAAACAACCTTCCTGCCAGGCGTACCGGTTCCAGGAATCAAGTTGACGGTAACGATAGAAACCGGTAAAACCGCCGATGTAACCGTGACGGAAACTCTTCCCGTAGGTTGGACAATCAATAAAACCACTCCTACAACCGGCGTAACGGTTGCGGGAAATATTCTCACCTGGAAACTGACTGGCGCCTCCGGCTCGAAGACGTTAACTTACGATCTAAAACCGGCGGCGGACGCGGGCGAGGGAGTAATCCTTTCGGGAACGGCGGCGGACGCCAGCGGCAATATTTTTGGAATCATCGGATTCGCAAGTCTGGATTTGGAAGGCGCCAGCACCGCCAAAGCGCCTATGATTACCACTAACAAAGTTACGCTCGATGGAAATATAAGCGCGGGCGAGTACGAAGGCGCTTACCTTTTTAAATTCGATCGAGCCAACGCCGTAGCGCCCGGCGTTCTTATCAGCGGCCCCAGCTACACGCCCGAACAATCGAGCCTGACGATTCGCGTTTTCCATGACGCCGATAATATCTATGTCGCCATGGATATGGTCGATCCATTAGTGGATTACACATCGTCCGCCAATGTATGGGAATGCGATGGAGTCGAGCTGTATCTGGATGGAGACTACAGCAAATCCAATCCCAAAGACGCCAACATGTTTGGATTCCAAGCCACGGTTATCGGCAACGGCGTAAGAACCGCAGGCAACGATCCTCCGACGCCCGTTGAACTTCCCGGCGGCGGATATGCGTCCGACGACGGCCAATATTGGAATTTCGGCGCCAAGGGGAAAGCGGACAATTCGGGATTTATCGTGGAGTACAAAGTCGATAAAAACATGGTTCTCGATCCGCTCACGATTAAAATCGTCGGCTTCGATATCGGAGTCAACGATGCCAGCAACACCGGCGTCCGGACAGGCAAGTGGGCCTGGTGGCACTTCGATATGGATACGGGTTTGCGTAAGGATTCCTGGAACGACGAACGCGGATGGGGCACGCTCGAACTGCTGAGCGGCGCATTGCCTCCGCCCGTCAATGTTTCGGATTGGTCCTTGTTCTGA
- a CDS encoding STAS domain-containing protein has translation MNMLERMEKGVVVLQPLQRIDASVCPEFSCRLSKAVHEGSGKVLLDLSQAVFISSSTLSVLMAAQKQSLAEGGVLALCAPNQAVKDLLSVVHLENSFSIYDNYREALEALHD, from the coding sequence ATGAATATGCTGGAGAGAATGGAAAAGGGAGTCGTCGTGCTTCAACCTTTGCAAAGAATCGACGCTTCGGTTTGCCCGGAATTTTCCTGCCGTTTAAGCAAAGCGGTGCATGAGGGATCGGGTAAAGTGCTGCTCGATCTATCCCAAGCCGTATTTATCAGCAGCTCGACGTTGAGCGTATTGATGGCGGCGCAAAAACAATCCCTCGCGGAAGGCGGAGTCTTGGCGCTTTGCGCGCCGAATCAAGCGGTCAAAGATTTACTGAGCGTCGTTCATCTGGAAAATAGTTTCTCCATTTACGATAATTATCGGGAAGCGTTGGAAGCCCTTCACGATTGA
- a CDS encoding Gfo/Idh/MocA family oxidoreductase — protein sequence MPLKTLRVGMAGHGFMGKMHGHAYRSLGFYYDPPPAKIVLAGVAAKTEASWKRAVDEWGFEFGTTDFRELCSRSDIDIIDCCTPNYLHKDVLLAALENGKHVYMDKPLCCSLAEAKSMAEAAARHPECVTQMTFQYRFVPAMLRAKQLMEAGALGRVFSARVCYLHAGYVDPNRPASWRLDMAQSGPGGALFDLGAHVVDLTRHLLGDFAEVFHLGETFIKERPLKNDPSRKVPVEVDDLSIMLFRLKNGAVGTLESSRLATGVQDEVRFEAHGSKGAIRFNLMQPNFLEFFDGSSPEGIYGGDRGFKAIECVSRYPKPFTLPGPKNTIGWERFHVHSIFNFVSCAAQGVHAQPDILEGAKTQAVLEAALEASRTERWTAVPEI from the coding sequence ATGCCGTTAAAAACCTTGCGCGTGGGCATGGCGGGTCATGGATTTATGGGGAAAATGCACGGGCATGCCTACCGTTCCCTAGGATTCTATTACGATCCCCCTCCCGCAAAAATCGTCCTGGCCGGCGTGGCGGCGAAAACGGAAGCAAGTTGGAAGCGCGCCGTGGACGAATGGGGATTCGAATTCGGAACAACGGATTTTAGGGAACTCTGTTCCCGAAGCGATATCGATATTATCGATTGTTGTACGCCGAACTATCTCCATAAAGACGTTTTGCTCGCCGCTTTGGAAAACGGCAAGCATGTTTATATGGATAAACCTTTATGTTGTTCGCTCGCGGAAGCGAAGTCGATGGCGGAGGCGGCCGCCCGCCATCCCGAATGCGTCACTCAGATGACGTTTCAATACCGTTTCGTCCCCGCCATGCTGCGCGCCAAACAACTCATGGAAGCGGGGGCGCTGGGGCGCGTCTTCTCGGCGCGAGTGTGCTATCTTCACGCGGGCTACGTCGATCCCAACCGTCCGGCGTCCTGGCGGCTCGATATGGCGCAAAGCGGCCCCGGCGGCGCGCTCTTCGACTTGGGAGCGCATGTTGTAGACCTGACGCGTCATTTATTAGGCGACTTCGCCGAAGTCTTCCACCTCGGCGAGACCTTCATCAAAGAACGGCCGCTTAAGAACGATCCATCGCGCAAAGTTCCCGTCGAAGTCGACGACCTATCGATTATGCTCTTCCGCCTAAAAAACGGCGCCGTGGGAACGCTGGAATCGTCGCGTCTGGCAACAGGCGTACAAGACGAAGTGCGCTTTGAAGCCCACGGAAGCAAGGGCGCCATCCGCTTCAATCTCATGCAACCCAATTTTCTCGAATTTTTCGACGGTTCTTCGCCGGAAGGAATCTACGGCGGGGATCGCGGCTTTAAAGCCATCGAATGCGTCTCTCGCTACCCCAAACCTTTCACGCTTCCCGGACCGAAAAACACCATCGGTTGGGAACGCTTCCATGTTCATAGCATTTTCAACTTCGTCTCCTGCGCGGCGCAGGGCGTCCACGCACAGCCGGATATTCTCGAGGGCGCCAAGACTCAAGCCGTTTTGGAAGCCGCTTTGGAAGCCAGCCGGACTGAACGTTGGACGGCGGTTCCGGAAATATAG
- a CDS encoding Gfo/Idh/MocA family oxidoreductase produces the protein MSNLPERKNDDHHPAARRRDFLKTSGVSLAGLALASQAGQAVDTAPKKIRIGVVGGGFGCSFQWHEHPDCVVAAVSDLRPERRERLMNVYSCDKAYGSLEELVKAKDIDAVAIFTDGPLHVQHVVEAMKNGKHAISAVPAAYGSMKQADLLHDTVRKYSLTYMMAETSYYQQKTISARKFYQEGRFGELYYCESEYQHDGLESLYMENGQRTWRYGMAPMHYPTHCTAHLLGVTGERLVKVMCNGWGDDDPILKDNVYKNPFWTESAMFSTDRGHGFRVNVWWKGAHRGCERAQWIGDKMSFYDAHPNGVGPVIVRKGDQTEKDDAGYVRNLPQFEQYQQVQWWKTDLLPEPLRRDTGHEGSHAFLTHEFIDALTHGRRPTVDVYEALAYTVPGIIAHQSALKKGEQMKIPQFPRPA, from the coding sequence ATGAGCAACCTTCCTGAACGAAAAAATGACGATCATCATCCCGCCGCTCGCCGCCGGGATTTTCTTAAAACCAGCGGCGTTTCTCTTGCCGGTTTGGCTCTCGCCTCGCAAGCGGGGCAAGCCGTCGATACGGCGCCGAAAAAAATCCGCATCGGAGTCGTCGGCGGCGGATTCGGTTGTTCTTTCCAATGGCATGAGCATCCAGATTGCGTCGTGGCGGCGGTCAGCGATCTGCGACCCGAACGGCGCGAGCGATTAATGAATGTCTATAGTTGCGATAAAGCCTACGGCTCGTTGGAAGAACTGGTAAAGGCGAAAGATATCGACGCTGTAGCCATCTTCACGGACGGGCCGCTGCACGTCCAGCATGTCGTAGAAGCCATGAAGAACGGCAAGCACGCCATCAGCGCCGTCCCCGCCGCTTACGGCTCAATGAAACAGGCCGATCTTCTGCACGATACGGTAAGAAAATACAGCCTTACATACATGATGGCGGAAACCAGCTATTACCAGCAAAAAACCATCTCCGCCCGTAAGTTTTATCAGGAAGGCAGATTCGGCGAACTCTACTACTGCGAATCGGAATATCAGCATGACGGCCTGGAAAGCCTCTATATGGAAAACGGCCAGCGCACCTGGCGCTACGGCATGGCGCCCATGCACTATCCCACGCATTGCACGGCGCATCTGCTCGGCGTTACGGGCGAACGGTTAGTTAAAGTAATGTGCAATGGCTGGGGCGACGACGATCCCATCTTGAAGGATAACGTTTATAAGAATCCTTTCTGGACGGAATCGGCCATGTTCAGCACCGACCGGGGGCACGGCTTCCGCGTTAACGTTTGGTGGAAAGGCGCTCATCGCGGCTGCGAGCGCGCCCAGTGGATCGGCGATAAGATGAGCTTTTACGACGCTCATCCCAACGGCGTGGGGCCGGTAATCGTCCGCAAGGGCGATCAAACGGAAAAGGACGACGCGGGCTATGTACGCAACCTTCCCCAATTCGAACAGTATCAACAAGTGCAATGGTGGAAGACGGATTTGCTTCCCGAACCGTTGCGCCGCGATACCGGCCACGAAGGCTCCCATGCGTTTTTGACGCACGAATTCATCGACGCCCTGACGCATGGCCGCCGTCCGACGGTCGATGTCTACGAAGCGCTGGCCTATACGGTTCCAGGCATCATCGCCCATCAATCGGCGTTGAAAAAAGGCGAACAGATGAAGATTCCGCAATTCCCTAGACCTGCGTAA